Proteins from a single region of Sphaerochaeta globosa str. Buddy:
- a CDS encoding ribulose-phosphate 3-epimerase, whose protein sequence is MKPVVINSPSLANCNLLELKDNVQELVDAGVTWMHIDLMDGHYVPNLYFPIRIVSDLKAAYPQLTLDVHMMVTNPMDYIQRLSDAGADYLSFHSDSTNFVIRTLETIRKSGMKSGILVNPSQSVRSIEPYVDLLDMVTLMAVEPGFAGQQFMSRTLKRVEDLATVRKESGQDFLINVDGAINYPNLTPCIVRGANVIVTGIFTIFKQPDGITAACKRFNAEAANAMQLGWIGDAY, encoded by the coding sequence ATGAAACCCGTAGTAATAAACTCGCCTTCCTTGGCAAACTGCAATCTGTTGGAACTGAAGGACAACGTCCAGGAACTGGTCGATGCCGGCGTTACCTGGATGCACATAGACCTGATGGACGGTCATTACGTACCGAATCTCTACTTTCCCATCCGTATCGTCTCCGATTTGAAAGCTGCATACCCTCAGCTGACCCTCGACGTGCATATGATGGTCACCAATCCGATGGATTACATCCAAAGGCTTAGCGATGCAGGGGCGGACTACCTCAGCTTCCACTCAGACAGCACAAACTTTGTCATTAGAACCTTGGAGACGATTAGAAAGAGCGGTATGAAGAGCGGAATACTGGTGAATCCCTCCCAAAGTGTCAGAAGTATCGAGCCGTATGTGGATTTGCTGGACATGGTTACCCTGATGGCTGTTGAGCCCGGTTTTGCAGGTCAGCAATTCATGAGCCGTACCCTCAAGCGGGTTGAAGATCTGGCAACAGTACGAAAAGAAAGCGGACAGGACTTTCTGATCAACGTGGATGGGGCGATAAATTACCCTAATCTTACCCCATGCATCGTCCGGGGTGCGAATGTCATCGTCACGGGGATTTTCACCATCTTCAAGCAACCGGATGGAATAACCGCAGCTTGCAAGCGCTTTAATGCCGAAGCGGCGAACGCCATGCAGCTAGGTTGGATTGGGGATGCATATTAG
- a CDS encoding TRAP transporter substrate-binding protein, with translation MKKLALLFIIALLALPSVFAQGEKEASGPKSYTVNVASAFAPEGPIHDVIVNFKNQVEKETNGRVKVVIHASGSLGGEREIVEGLSAGTIEMGAQGIMDLTLYAPQFTVFEEPFVIRDLDHLNKFWNTIGVDLNNQAGEKTGIITAGYAIRGARMITANSPIKSSADFKGLKFRLPSLPVRIKVFEAMGAIPTVVDFPEVYMALKTGTIDAQENPPETIYSYKYYEAQKYLILSRHVWSTARYQMSKKWFDTLTVEDQALFTKAWADASAKVRAAVPDPDSVYIKKLQEAGMTIIEPNMDEFRRLAEPVMAGFDKSMWLPGLRQQIMAL, from the coding sequence ATGAAGAAGCTTGCTTTGTTGTTCATCATTGCATTACTTGCACTCCCTTCTGTATTTGCACAAGGAGAGAAAGAAGCATCGGGACCAAAATCCTACACGGTCAACGTAGCTTCGGCCTTTGCACCCGAAGGACCGATTCATGATGTTATCGTCAATTTTAAGAATCAGGTTGAGAAAGAGACCAATGGACGGGTGAAGGTTGTCATCCATGCCAGTGGATCACTCGGCGGTGAGAGAGAGATTGTCGAAGGTCTTTCTGCAGGCACCATTGAAATGGGTGCCCAGGGAATCATGGACCTGACCCTGTATGCTCCTCAGTTCACCGTATTTGAGGAGCCGTTCGTCATTCGCGATCTTGATCACCTGAACAAGTTCTGGAATACCATCGGTGTGGATCTCAATAACCAAGCTGGCGAGAAAACTGGGATCATCACTGCAGGATATGCAATCCGTGGTGCACGCATGATCACGGCCAACTCCCCCATCAAATCCTCTGCAGACTTCAAAGGGCTGAAGTTCCGTCTTCCTTCCCTCCCTGTCCGCATCAAGGTATTTGAAGCCATGGGTGCTATTCCCACTGTTGTTGACTTCCCTGAAGTGTACATGGCACTGAAGACTGGTACCATCGACGCTCAAGAAAATCCACCTGAGACCATCTACAGCTACAAGTACTACGAAGCACAGAAGTACTTGATTCTGTCCCGCCACGTCTGGTCTACCGCCCGGTATCAGATGTCCAAAAAGTGGTTCGATACCTTGACGGTAGAAGATCAGGCTCTGTTCACCAAAGCATGGGCTGATGCCTCTGCCAAGGTACGTGCTGCAGTACCCGATCCGGACTCTGTCTACATCAAGAAATTGCAGGAAGCAGGCATGACCATCATTGAGCCCAATATGGATGAGTTCAGAAGACTTGCTGAACCGGTAATGGCTGGTTTTGATAAGTCAATGTGGCTTCCCGGCCTTCGCCAGCAGATTATGGCTCTGTAA
- a CDS encoding 5-deoxy-glucuronate isomerase, which yields MGLNFAILKLEQKTNYCLSLQKETLAVLLNGSITYTWNNHIRKVQRDNPFHESPSLMHFDGFTECRIINDGDIACEIIIISTHNSRHFDAKFFLPEDLASQEIVGETLLDGKTKRMKRVFFDRSNRPETNLFCGELVNFPGCWACFPPHLHTEPEIYYYRFLPEMGYGFSEQGDEVFKVKHNELVGIPDGKTHSQVTAPGYAGYIFWAQRLQDNGKNIDYQLVDEHAWVEEPGAVFFPNR from the coding sequence ATGGGGCTGAATTTTGCCATCCTCAAATTGGAACAAAAAACAAATTACTGCTTGTCGCTTCAGAAAGAGACGCTTGCCGTTCTCCTAAACGGTTCAATTACCTATACGTGGAACAACCATATCAGAAAAGTACAACGGGACAATCCATTCCATGAAAGCCCCTCTTTGATGCATTTTGATGGTTTTACCGAGTGTAGAATTATCAATGATGGTGATATAGCTTGTGAAATAATTATTATCTCGACGCATAATTCCCGTCATTTTGATGCGAAATTCTTCTTACCTGAGGATTTGGCATCACAAGAAATTGTGGGAGAGACACTATTGGATGGCAAGACAAAGCGCATGAAGCGAGTCTTTTTCGACCGCTCCAACAGACCTGAAACAAACTTGTTCTGTGGGGAATTAGTCAATTTTCCCGGATGCTGGGCATGCTTCCCCCCCCATCTGCATACCGAGCCAGAAATCTATTATTACAGGTTCCTTCCTGAGATGGGATATGGATTCTCAGAGCAGGGTGATGAGGTTTTCAAGGTCAAGCACAATGAATTAGTGGGTATTCCTGATGGAAAGACCCACTCTCAAGTGACTGCCCCAGGATATGCCGGCTATATTTTTTGGGCTCAGAGACTACAGGACAACGGGAAAAACATAGACTACCAATTGGTGGACGAGCATGCCTGGGTTGAAGAGCCGGGAGCGGTTTTCTTTCCCAATCGATAA
- the mglC gene encoding galactose/methyl galactoside ABC transporter permease MglC translates to MQGIGKSILNKKGLKQFVMDKAIFLVLLMLVIVIAIINPRILRLQVLRDILMMSSTKIIMALGMMFVILTGGVDLGGGRLVGMAAVVSASMLQTADYVRRFYPDLGQIPIIIPILLAVFVGTLFGMMNGLIVAKFKVPAFIATLSSMLIIYGINSIYFNMPPNNSQPIGGLRADFTYLGSGSIGFVPVIVLFAALVSIIVWFVLNKTVFGKNVYAVGGNPEAAAVSGINITKTLVGLFGVCGFLISLSGVLEAARTGGATNNYGNGYELDAIASCVVGGVSTTGGVGTVSGVIAGVIIFSFINYGLTFIGVNPYWQNIIKGAIIVSAVSFDIRKYVQKK, encoded by the coding sequence ATGCAAGGCATTGGGAAATCGATATTGAATAAGAAAGGTCTGAAACAATTTGTTATGGACAAGGCAATCTTCCTCGTCCTGTTGATGTTGGTTATCGTGATTGCCATCATCAACCCCCGCATTCTGCGCCTGCAGGTACTTCGGGACATCCTGATGATGAGTTCGACGAAGATTATCATGGCCTTGGGGATGATGTTTGTCATTCTCACCGGTGGTGTCGACCTCGGTGGCGGCCGTTTGGTCGGTATGGCGGCTGTCGTGTCTGCTTCCATGTTGCAGACAGCGGATTACGTGCGGCGTTTCTACCCTGATCTGGGACAGATTCCCATCATCATCCCGATTCTGCTTGCGGTATTTGTTGGCACCCTCTTTGGCATGATGAATGGTCTGATTGTTGCAAAATTCAAGGTTCCAGCCTTTATTGCAACCCTCTCCTCCATGTTGATCATCTACGGTATTAACTCAATCTATTTCAACATGCCTCCCAACAACAGCCAACCGATCGGAGGACTCCGAGCTGATTTCACCTATCTTGGTTCAGGTTCCATCGGTTTTGTTCCGGTCATTGTTCTCTTTGCTGCCCTTGTTTCGATTATTGTCTGGTTTGTATTGAACAAGACCGTTTTCGGGAAGAACGTGTATGCTGTTGGTGGCAACCCTGAGGCTGCTGCAGTCTCCGGCATCAACATCACCAAGACCTTGGTTGGTCTGTTTGGCGTATGTGGATTCCTTATCTCCCTATCCGGTGTCTTGGAAGCCGCCCGTACCGGAGGTGCAACAAACAACTATGGAAACGGGTATGAACTCGATGCCATCGCCTCCTGTGTCGTCGGTGGTGTTTCAACCACCGGTGGTGTGGGAACGGTGAGCGGAGTCATTGCCGGTGTCATTATTTTCAGTTTCATCAACTATGGCCTGACCTTTATCGGGGTGAACCCCTACTGGCAGAACATCATCAAGGGCGCCATTATTGTATCGGCGGTATCGTTCGATATCCGCAAATACGTACAAAAGAAGTAG
- a CDS encoding TRAP transporter large permease: MLYFILTIGLIILLAMGIPVGFSLMLTGAIGYMVNIGDIGAWMEMTILPMRMSYSLQNFLLLSIPLFILAAKLMNGSSITEKLFGFANTCVGWLPGGLGHANIFASLLFAGMSGTAVSDAAGLGQIEIAAMTKNGYEPDFSAAVTAASSTIGPIFPPSVPMVMFSTVSGVSVGKLFLGGVVPGILLTLVLMVMVYFYAKKRGYPREKFPTASIFWKSFKGAILPLLTPIILLAGIWSGTFTATEAAAIAALYALIVSVFIFKEMTWKLFVQILKETARDTASIGLVTSAAAFYGWVLARSGLTAVFADWILGVTTNPILFMLIINVFFLVIGCFLESIAAITIFGPVMLAPALQLGIDPLYFGVVMVFNLMIGLITPPFGIVLFITADQAKIDFNRMVKATSPFLIPLLGTLILMSIIPGIITWLPNLLM; this comes from the coding sequence ATGTTGTATTTTATTCTTACCATAGGACTTATCATCCTTCTAGCCATGGGAATTCCCGTTGGATTCTCTCTGATGTTAACAGGTGCAATCGGGTACATGGTCAACATTGGGGACATTGGTGCATGGATGGAGATGACCATTCTTCCCATGCGAATGTCGTATAGCCTTCAGAACTTTCTTTTGCTTTCAATTCCCCTCTTCATCCTTGCTGCAAAATTGATGAATGGTTCAAGCATCACGGAAAAGCTGTTTGGTTTTGCAAATACGTGTGTCGGCTGGCTTCCCGGAGGTCTTGGACATGCTAATATTTTTGCCAGTCTCCTCTTTGCAGGTATGTCAGGAACCGCTGTCTCCGATGCTGCAGGCCTTGGTCAAATTGAGATTGCTGCAATGACAAAGAATGGATATGAACCGGACTTCAGCGCCGCTGTCACCGCCGCATCCTCGACCATTGGCCCCATTTTCCCTCCGAGCGTACCCATGGTCATGTTCTCAACCGTAAGCGGCGTTTCGGTAGGGAAATTGTTTCTTGGCGGTGTAGTTCCGGGAATCCTGTTAACCCTGGTACTTATGGTCATGGTGTATTTCTATGCAAAAAAACGTGGCTATCCCAGAGAAAAGTTTCCAACCGCATCCATTTTCTGGAAAAGCTTCAAGGGAGCAATTCTTCCTCTTCTCACCCCGATTATCCTTCTTGCAGGTATCTGGAGTGGAACGTTCACGGCAACCGAGGCGGCTGCAATAGCTGCTCTGTATGCCCTCATTGTCAGCGTTTTCATTTTCAAGGAAATGACATGGAAACTATTTGTCCAGATTCTCAAGGAAACTGCACGTGATACTGCCTCGATCGGTTTGGTTACTTCAGCTGCAGCATTCTATGGCTGGGTGTTGGCACGCTCGGGACTGACGGCAGTATTTGCTGATTGGATTTTGGGAGTTACCACCAATCCCATCCTGTTCATGCTTATCATCAACGTTTTCTTTCTTGTTATTGGTTGTTTTCTTGAATCAATTGCAGCCATCACGATTTTTGGTCCGGTAATGCTGGCCCCTGCCCTCCAACTAGGCATTGATCCCTTGTATTTCGGCGTTGTTATGGTCTTCAACTTGATGATTGGCTTAATCACCCCTCCCTTCGGGATTGTATTGTTTATCACTGCAGACCAGGCAAAGATCGACTTCAACCGAATGGTCAAGGCAACTTCACCATTCCTTATCCCCCTTTTGGGAACCCTTATTCTGATGTCCATAATACCTGGAATTATTACGTGGCTTCCCAATCTTTTGATGTGA
- a CDS encoding PEGA domain-containing protein: MKKIVVAMLVLVSLLALTGCATVVSDSTYPVTITSEPQGAKITITDSANRVVYVGSTPASVSLEAGSGFFSKASYTIKFEKAGFEPSLYTLTSTIDGWYWGNLLVGGVLGMVIIDPMTGAMWKLDPTVFVELESTQSGLTVSVMDVNNAPESWKSAMVRIS; encoded by the coding sequence ATGAAAAAAATTGTCGTAGCAATGTTGGTTCTTGTGTCGCTGCTTGCCCTCACCGGTTGTGCAACTGTAGTCAGTGACAGCACGTATCCGGTTACCATCACCAGTGAACCGCAGGGTGCGAAGATAACCATTACTGATTCTGCAAACAGAGTCGTTTATGTAGGAAGCACTCCTGCATCAGTGTCCTTGGAAGCAGGATCGGGGTTCTTCTCAAAAGCCTCCTACACCATCAAGTTCGAGAAAGCAGGATTCGAACCATCCCTCTATACCCTCACCAGCACCATCGATGGTTGGTATTGGGGAAACCTGTTGGTCGGAGGGGTCTTGGGCATGGTAATCATCGACCCGATGACCGGTGCCATGTGGAAGCTCGATCCCACGGTCTTCGTCGAGCTTGAGAGTACCCAATCCGGGTTGACTGTCTCGGTAATGGATGTGAACAACGCTCCTGAGAGCTGGAAATCTGCCATGGTTCGTATCAGCTAG
- a CDS encoding TRAP transporter small permease, whose protein sequence is MTKKLEKFLELLGAIMIALLFITVIIQVVARVILSTPSTWTVEVGRALFLAVVFTIAPVVLYRNALMMINSLHDLAKGKARIILDIVNDFCIDFILVVMALGSYERTVETWAVEIPTVEWMKSGYLYLVMLVGTLLMLFFSVRNTVTRLKKGN, encoded by the coding sequence ATGACTAAAAAATTAGAAAAATTCTTGGAACTGCTTGGGGCGATCATGATTGCACTCCTCTTCATTACGGTCATCATCCAGGTTGTTGCTCGAGTCATTCTCTCAACTCCCTCAACGTGGACAGTAGAAGTAGGAAGAGCCCTTTTCCTCGCTGTCGTCTTTACCATTGCTCCTGTCGTGCTCTATCGGAATGCACTGATGATGATCAACTCCTTGCATGACCTTGCCAAGGGGAAAGCAAGAATCATTCTCGATATTGTTAATGATTTCTGTATCGATTTCATCCTTGTGGTAATGGCTTTGGGTAGTTATGAACGCACGGTTGAGACCTGGGCGGTTGAAATCCCGACAGTGGAATGGATGAAATCAGGATACCTCTACCTCGTTATGTTGGTCGGTACGTTGCTGATGTTGTTCTTCAGTGTCCGCAACACCGTCACACGGTTGAAGAAAGGAAACTAA
- a CDS encoding sugar ABC transporter ATP-binding protein, which translates to MYVLEMNHVSKSFPGVKALDDVTLKVRPGTVHALMGENGAGKSTLMKCLFGLYSMDEGEISFNGQPVSIASVKEALRLGISMIHQELHLIPYRSVMENIWLGRYPRIGGAKSPIVDHRKMEEMTASLLKELNLTTIQPTDLLRTLSVSKAQSVEIAKAVSYESKIIIMDEPSSSLTENEVEHLFTIIRSLRDRGVAIIYISHKMEEILKISDEVTIMRDGKYVGTWAAEELTTASIIKRMVGRDLTNRFPPSGESNIGNELLRIEDYTSPNPRSFKQVSFTLHKGEILGIGGLVGAQRTEVMEAVFGLRLHSEGSLFVKGKQVHCNSAYDAKKLGMALLTEERRATGIFPVLSVQENLVIANITSYQNKNGLLNAAKMAADTKKSIKDLDIKTPSARTLIKSLSGGNQQKVLFARWLLTTPEILILDEPTRGIDVGAKYEIYVIMRELAAQGKGVIMISSEMPELLGMTDRIVVMSEGRVSGVVDSKKTSQEEIMELATKYIG; encoded by the coding sequence ATGTATGTATTAGAAATGAACCATGTTTCCAAGTCGTTCCCCGGCGTAAAGGCGTTGGACGACGTAACCTTGAAAGTAAGGCCGGGAACGGTGCATGCCCTGATGGGTGAAAATGGAGCAGGCAAGTCCACCTTGATGAAATGCCTGTTCGGCCTGTACTCCATGGATGAAGGAGAAATTTCCTTCAATGGACAGCCTGTCTCCATTGCTAGTGTTAAAGAAGCTCTGCGCTTGGGAATCTCCATGATTCACCAAGAGCTCCATCTCATTCCTTACCGGTCGGTGATGGAGAATATCTGGCTTGGCCGGTATCCCCGCATCGGGGGGGCAAAGAGCCCTATTGTGGATCACAGGAAAATGGAGGAGATGACGGCTTCCTTGCTGAAGGAACTGAATCTCACCACCATCCAGCCGACCGATCTGCTGCGTACGCTCTCAGTCTCCAAGGCTCAGAGTGTTGAGATAGCAAAAGCGGTCTCTTACGAATCAAAAATCATCATCATGGATGAACCCAGCTCCTCTCTCACCGAGAATGAGGTTGAACACCTCTTCACTATCATCCGCTCACTGAGGGATCGTGGAGTTGCAATCATCTATATTTCTCATAAAATGGAGGAGATTCTCAAGATTTCCGATGAAGTGACCATCATGCGTGATGGCAAGTATGTCGGCACTTGGGCTGCAGAAGAACTGACTACCGCTAGCATTATCAAGCGAATGGTTGGTCGGGATCTTACAAATCGGTTCCCGCCTTCAGGTGAAAGCAACATCGGCAACGAGTTGCTCCGGATAGAGGACTACACTTCTCCGAATCCCAGGAGTTTCAAGCAAGTCTCGTTTACCCTTCACAAGGGTGAGATTTTGGGTATTGGTGGATTGGTCGGCGCCCAGCGTACCGAAGTCATGGAGGCCGTATTCGGCCTTAGGTTGCACAGTGAAGGAAGCCTATTCGTCAAGGGCAAGCAAGTACATTGCAATAGTGCCTATGATGCCAAGAAATTGGGAATGGCGCTGCTCACCGAGGAGCGCAGAGCAACGGGGATATTCCCCGTCCTTTCGGTACAGGAAAACCTCGTTATAGCCAACATTACTTCGTATCAGAATAAGAATGGGCTCTTGAACGCGGCAAAAATGGCTGCCGACACCAAGAAGAGCATCAAGGATTTGGATATCAAGACACCGTCGGCGAGAACCTTGATCAAGAGTCTCAGTGGCGGAAACCAACAGAAAGTGCTCTTTGCACGTTGGCTGCTCACCACGCCTGAGATTCTCATTCTTGATGAACCAACCAGAGGTATCGACGTTGGTGCCAAATATGAAATCTACGTTATCATGCGTGAGCTTGCAGCCCAGGGTAAGGGTGTGATTATGATCAGCAGTGAGATGCCTGAACTCTTGGGCATGACTGATCGAATCGTGGTGATGAGCGAGGGGCGTGTGTCTGGCGTTGTGGATAGCAAGAAAACAAGTCAGGAAGAAATTATGGAACTGGCGACAAAGTACATCGGGTAG
- a CDS encoding galactose ABC transporter substrate-binding protein, with protein sequence MKKLLVVMCLALVLATPVFAQGQGESKGVEIGCAIYKFDDTFMTGVRNAITAAAAETDAKVEVVDSMNIQATQNEKVDLFITKGMKAMQINPVDRTAAGVIIDKAKKANIPVVFFNREPLAEDMAKWDKIYYVGARAEESGTMSGQIIADYWKANKAMDKNGDGVLQYVMLKGEPGHQDAELRTEYSIKNLQDNGIKVQKLAEDTGMWDRVKGQEKMAAFIASQGDKIEAVFANNDDMALGAIEALKAAGYFKDGKFMPVVGVDATAPALQALEEGTLLGTVLNDAVNQGRATFMLSYDLARGITPTDASIGYKITDGKYVWVPYQKVTKENYKQFK encoded by the coding sequence ATGAAAAAGTTACTGGTCGTTATGTGCTTGGCACTCGTCCTCGCAACTCCCGTCTTCGCCCAAGGGCAAGGTGAGAGCAAAGGTGTTGAAATCGGATGCGCAATCTACAAGTTTGATGACACGTTCATGACTGGTGTCCGCAATGCCATCACGGCAGCCGCTGCTGAAACCGATGCAAAGGTTGAGGTTGTCGACTCCATGAACATCCAGGCCACCCAGAATGAGAAGGTCGACCTGTTCATCACCAAGGGTATGAAAGCTATGCAGATCAACCCTGTCGACCGCACCGCTGCCGGTGTAATTATCGACAAGGCAAAGAAAGCCAACATTCCCGTAGTATTCTTCAACCGTGAGCCTTTGGCTGAAGATATGGCAAAGTGGGACAAGATCTACTACGTTGGTGCCCGTGCTGAAGAGTCCGGTACCATGAGTGGCCAGATTATTGCCGATTACTGGAAAGCCAACAAAGCCATGGATAAGAATGGCGACGGCGTTCTGCAGTATGTCATGCTCAAGGGCGAACCCGGCCACCAGGACGCAGAGCTGCGCACTGAGTACTCCATCAAGAATCTGCAGGACAACGGAATCAAGGTGCAGAAGCTTGCTGAAGATACCGGCATGTGGGACCGTGTGAAGGGACAGGAAAAAATGGCCGCTTTCATCGCCAGCCAGGGCGACAAGATTGAAGCAGTCTTCGCAAACAACGATGATATGGCTCTTGGTGCAATCGAAGCCCTGAAGGCTGCCGGTTACTTCAAGGACGGCAAGTTCATGCCCGTCGTTGGTGTTGATGCCACCGCTCCCGCTCTCCAGGCTCTCGAAGAAGGCACTCTGCTCGGCACCGTCCTCAACGACGCTGTGAACCAGGGCCGCGCAACCTTCATGCTTTCCTATGATTTGGCAAGGGGCATTACCCCCACCGACGCATCCATCGGCTACAAGATCACTGATGGCAAGTACGTATGGGTTCCTTATCAGAAGGTCACCAAGGAAAATTACAAGCAGTTCAAATAA
- a CDS encoding GntR family transcriptional regulator — protein MDCTLLIPDSLRKTAVELNRFYAERVIEYNIVTLNLLPGQMVSEKDLAAQLEISKTPVHEALIELSKKSLTSIIPQVGTKIALIDIKKVEAVCFLRFAAEIEMLEKAFNNITPKGIQLLHRLIDQQMEDAKNLDYLQFLEDDNALHALLFSEAGLEEVGFLLEPSMPIFNRVRMLIYRNLDLPRIIREHTTLVACLQSRDLKGATEILHRHLTHDVVQDLNALKQKFPEYFLFASNKVY, from the coding sequence ATGGATTGTACCTTATTGATACCCGATTCGTTAAGAAAAACAGCAGTTGAATTAAATAGGTTCTATGCTGAACGTGTCATTGAGTACAATATCGTTACACTCAATCTCCTACCGGGTCAGATGGTCAGTGAGAAAGATTTGGCAGCTCAATTGGAAATCAGTAAAACTCCGGTACATGAAGCTTTAATTGAGTTGTCAAAGAAATCATTGACAAGCATTATTCCCCAGGTTGGAACAAAAATTGCCCTAATCGATATCAAGAAAGTGGAGGCTGTATGCTTTCTTCGGTTTGCAGCTGAAATCGAAATGCTTGAAAAAGCTTTCAACAACATCACACCGAAAGGAATACAACTTTTGCATCGATTGATCGACCAGCAGATGGAAGATGCAAAAAACCTTGACTATCTTCAGTTTCTCGAGGACGATAACGCCCTGCATGCTTTATTGTTTTCAGAAGCAGGCCTTGAAGAGGTTGGTTTCCTGCTGGAACCTTCCATGCCAATCTTCAATCGAGTCAGAATGTTGATTTATAGGAATTTGGACCTTCCAAGAATTATTAGGGAACACACAACACTTGTTGCTTGCCTTCAATCGCGTGATCTCAAGGGAGCAACAGAAATACTCCATCGACACCTTACACACGATGTAGTTCAAGACTTGAACGCGCTCAAACAGAAATTTCCTGAGTATTTCTTGTTTGCGAGCAATAAAGTGTACTGA
- a CDS encoding substrate-binding domain-containing protein — translation MRRGILLLVILMLLFGCSNKKSESSASYRIAVITMMQGGEFWGSLKNGARSARSSTGSVLEFLAPVNESDYEGQISAVQKAIDQHFDAIVISPSHYSKLEDVVSQARSAGIKVVLADTALRNQDGDFLITTDYRQIGKAMAEHAFTHFGDDDSIHALVLGSMPNTTSMTNLVESLVQTFSERPNAKIVSATYSFTDEAIARDITVNALRNDPSINLIFALEEYTAHGVANALGETSSVHFIAFGTTQYEIQLLEKGVIDALVVVNSFNLGYRSVMAAIDLLNGTKPARKMIDFDLVTKESMFSEEHQRLLFQTFQ, via the coding sequence ATGAGGCGGGGCATCCTGTTGCTTGTCATTCTGATGTTGTTGTTTGGCTGCTCGAACAAGAAGAGTGAATCGAGCGCTTCCTACCGGATCGCTGTCATTACCATGATGCAGGGAGGTGAATTCTGGGGTTCCTTGAAAAACGGTGCCCGCAGTGCCCGTAGCTCCACCGGTTCTGTCCTAGAATTCCTTGCCCCGGTCAACGAGTCAGACTATGAAGGGCAGATCAGTGCCGTACAGAAAGCAATAGACCAGCATTTTGATGCAATAGTGATCTCTCCAAGCCATTATTCAAAGCTTGAGGATGTGGTATCACAGGCACGAAGTGCCGGCATTAAGGTTGTCCTTGCCGACACGGCACTTCGCAATCAGGATGGGGATTTTCTTATTACTACCGACTATCGCCAGATTGGCAAGGCGATGGCAGAGCATGCCTTTACCCATTTTGGCGACGATGATTCGATTCATGCCTTGGTACTTGGTTCGATGCCCAACACTACAAGTATGACCAACCTTGTTGAGTCACTGGTTCAGACGTTTTCCGAGCGTCCCAATGCCAAGATTGTCAGTGCAACTTACAGCTTTACCGATGAGGCAATTGCCCGGGATATCACCGTCAATGCTTTGAGAAACGACCCTTCCATTAATCTTATTTTTGCCTTGGAAGAGTACACAGCCCACGGTGTTGCCAATGCTCTGGGGGAAACATCATCGGTACACTTCATTGCGTTTGGGACCACACAATACGAGATTCAGCTTTTGGAAAAAGGGGTCATCGATGCCTTGGTTGTCGTCAACTCCTTCAACCTCGGATACCGCTCGGTAATGGCTGCCATCGACTTACTCAACGGCACTAAACCTGCCCGAAAAATGATTGACTTTGATCTGGTAACCAAGGAATCAATGTTCAGTGAAGAGCATCAGAGGTTGTTGTTTCAGACATTCCAATGA